A window of the Branchiostoma lanceolatum isolate klBraLanc5 chromosome 13, klBraLanc5.hap2, whole genome shotgun sequence genome harbors these coding sequences:
- the LOC136447533 gene encoding uncharacterized protein: MMVGTFGMFGRNSLFVLYESSLTRDSESYWSKVTQFLEFTFSIQTAGYASWATALNLKGRQDEVEGVVARGRNRLNSQRQFLQPFTMQWPTGIYGLPRTDTGCPVAAGARWRTGDRYHDTEDTAGNNDWIDDLHFDGDFWNNNMKQKFCMKTNAEEGDGSWPRGNYCIFKKGGCPGGFRWGKLKWDDEDTSNGNIVSGVLPDGMYNRDTEIEYCCRNDGNANTEIALPTLKPFYLFRFTSGCQKVKDMSVREEWFWWDDENFRNANENHGAHPYDDGGRKNHRVHYCYYT, encoded by the exons ATGATGGTGGGCACGTTCGGAATGTTCGGAAGAAACTCGCTGTTCGTGTTGTACGAGAGCAGTCTCACACGGGACTCCGAGAGCTACTGGTCAAAG GTCACACAGTTCCTGGAGTTCACGTTCTCAATTCAGACCGCCGGGTACGCCTCCTGGGCCACTGCTCTCAACCTCAAAGGACGGCAAGATGAAGTTGAAGGTGTTGTCGCCAGAGGGCGCAACAGGTTGAATTCTCAGAGGCAGTTTCTCCAACCGTTCACCATGC AATGGCCAACTGGTATCTACGGTTTACCCCGGACGGACACAGGCTGTCCTGTAGCTGCAGGCGCTAGATGGAGAACGGGCGATCGTTACCATGACACTGAGGATACAGCCGGCAACAACGATTGGATCGACGACCTGCATTTTGATGGTGACTTCTGGAAtaacaacatgaaacaaaaattcTGCATGAAG ACTAACGCCGAAGAGGGTGATGGGAGCTGGCCACGTGGTAACTACTGTATCTTCAAGAAGGGCGGCTGTCCTGGAG gttttagGTGGGGCAAGCTGAAATGGGACGACGAAGATACAAGCAATGGCAACATCGTTAGTGGCGTGTTGCCTGACGGGATGTACAACAGGGACACTGAGATCGAGTACTGTTGCCGTAACGACGGGAATGCGAACACGGAAATCGCCTTGCCCACCCTTAAACCCTTCTATCTCTTCCGCTTTACGAGTGGATGTCAAAAG GTTAAAGACATGTCTGTCCGTGAGGAGTGGTTCTGGTGGGACGATGAAAACTTTCGAAACGCTAACGAAAACCATGGCGCTCACCCGTACGATGACGGCGGCCGCAAGAACCACCGTGTCCACTATTGTTACTACACTTAA
- the LOC136447726 gene encoding uncharacterized protein, translated as MRILGVVLLGCALHLSATSSADNIGNQRGISESVGDTVDNPRKLAEERGNAVGLELPDGGLTRKIGCERHKKGDQWGSSDHDNCMCEGPDRFCYRVDCLPGSEIALDSNGLWKCKVGSDGRDVAESPNGVKALQMFDAGKGTIYDYMDIMLAPDVGSQTPPSLTKVLEGNSPREERSIPASLTAVAQIANAVFGAGRFIYGIDNGEQRLAELREINQKLDRLDSRLDALQQQIGDLQFGQQWLQGTFLYGGDIQVCSLLKFCCRKRLNYLLDCLDNDLYMGSDGQLVPADQAALWADAVLDLDSDGVGQM; from the exons ATGAGAATTCTCGGCGTCGTCTTGCTTGGATGTGCGCTTCACCTTTCTGCTACCAGTTCAG CTGATAACATAGGGAATCAACGAGGCATTTCCGAGAGTGTGGGGGACACCGTTGATAATCCCAGGAAACTAGCAG AAGAAAGGGGAAATGCTGTTGGCCTTGAGCTGCCTGATGGCGGACTGACCAGGAAAATTGGTTGTGAACGCCATAAG AAAGGAGACCAGTGGGGTTCATCTGATCACGACAACTGTATGTGTGAAGGACCAGACCGTTTCTGCTATCGTGTTGACTGCCTTCCTGGTTCTGAGATTGCCCTCGATTCCAATGGTCTATGGAAATGTAAAGTCGGTTCTGATGGAAGAGACGTAGCAG AAAGTCCAAATGGTGTTAAGGCTCTCCAGATGTTTGACGCTGGGAAAGGGACCATATACGATT atatGGACATAATGCTGGCACCAGATGTCGGCTCACAGACTCCACCCAGCCTAACTAAA GTCCTGGAAGGAAATTCGCCCCGTGAAGAGAGATCAATACCCGCGAGTCTCACCGCCGTCGCGCAGATCGCCAACGCAGTGTTCGGGGCGGGACGTTTCATCTACGGGATCGATAACGGAGAACAACGTCTAGCTGAACTCAGAGAAATCAACCAGAAGTTGGATCGCCTAGACAGCAGACTAGACGCTCTGCAGCAACAGATCGGTGACTTGCAGTTCGGCCAGCAGTGGCTGCAAGGCACTTTTCTGTATGGGGGAGATATCCAAGTATGTTCTCTTCTCAAATTTTGCTGCCGAAAA AGATTAAACTACTTGCTCGACTGCCTGGACAACGACCTGTACATGGGCAGTGATGGTCAGCTGGTTCCCGCTGACCAGGCCGCACTTTGGGCAGACGCCGTGCTCGATCTGGACTCTGATGGTGTTGGGCAG ATGTAA